The genomic window TACGGGCACCGCCGCGCGAAGCCGTCAGCACCTTGGCGCCGTTGGCCAGCACGCGGAACATCACTTCATTCAGATCTTCCAGTGCGGCAGGCTGGATGCCTTCGAGCGTGGCGACGCGCAGCAGCACTTCGGCACGCTGCTGCTCGGGGAGCTTCACCAGCACCGCGGCGGCGTGCTCGGGCTCGAGGTGCACGAGGATGGCCGCGACGATCTGCGGGTGCTCGACGCGCAGCAGTTCGGCGACCGACGGCGCATCCATCCACTTCAGATTTTCGATGCCGCTCAGGTCGGCCTTCTGCAGGATGCGGTCCATCAGGATCGACGCTTTTTCTTCGCCCAGCGCGTGCTTCATCACGGCGCGAACGTAGTCGCCGGTGTCGGCCGCGAACAGGCTTTGACCAGCGGTCGCGGTGACGAAGCGGTCGGCCACCGCACCCAGACGTTCACGCGATACCGCGCGCGTCTTCGAAATGGTTTCGCCGAGCTTCTGCACTTCGCGTGGAGAGAGGTGGCGCAGCACATCGCCCGCCTCGATCTCGCCCAGCGACATGAGCAGGATGGCGGCGTCGTTGAGTCCTTGTTCGTCCATGGCGATGCGACTCTCAGGCCGACGCGGCCGCGGCGTCGTCGCCGTTGACCCATGTCTTCACGATGTTGGCAACGGCGACCGGATTCTGTCGCGCCATCTGGCGCGCGCCTTCGAGCCGCGCCTGTTCGGCTGCTTCCGGCCGCGGCAGCGCTTCGGCCACCGAGGGCGACGAGAGCGAGGGACGCTGCGGCGTGTCCGCCACCATGGCGTTGAGTTGACGGCCGGGTTCGTTGGTCAGTTGGCGCGGCGGCTGCATCGTCGCCAGCGTCTTCAGGCCCGGTCGCACCAGGCCGAACAGCACGATCGCGCCGATCAGCACCAGGCCGACCGGCCAGGCGAAGCTGCGCGCCGTATCGAGCATTTCGGGGTTCTTCCAGATCGGCACCTCGGCCACTTCGTTGCGCTCGCTCAGGAACTGCGCGTTCATCAGATTCACCGAATCGCCGCGGTCCTTGCTGAAGCCGATCGACTCGCGCACCAGCGCGGTCATCTGTTCGAGCTGCTGCGCCGACAGCGGGGTCGAGGGGCCGGCCTTGCCCTGGGCATCGGCCACGTTCTGGTAATTGAGCACGACCGCTGCACTCAGGCGCTTGATTTGGCCGGTGGCATTGCGCACCGTCTTCACTGTCTTGTCGACTTCGTAGTTGGTGGTCGACTCGCGCTTGCTCGGGGGCTTGGCCGCCGCTGCACCCGGCGCGGTGCCGGTCGGCGACAGCGGTGCGGCTGCGCCGTTGATCGGGGTCGACGACGGGCCGGGTGGCTGGTTCGACGTGGCGCCGGGCACGCCCGAAGCCGGTGCGCCGGTCGCGCCGGGGCCGGTGCTCTCGACCGTTTGCTGGCTGCGCACCGCGCTGGCGTCGGCCGCCAGGTTGGGCTTGTGTTCTTCGAAGGTCGCTTCGGTCTGCGAGAAGTCGACGTCGGCTGTCACTTGCGCCTTGACGTTTTGACGGCCGACCACGGGCTCCAGCATTTCGAGAATGCGGCGGGTGTACTGCTGCTCTATCTGCTGCACGTACTGAAGCTGCTGCGCATCGGCGCCGCTGCCGGGCTCGCTGGTGGCCGAGAGCAGCTTGCCGGTGTCGTCGACCACGCTCACGGCGGCGGGCGTCAGCTCGGGCACGCTCGAAGCGACCAGATGCACGATGCCGGCGATCTGGTTGCGCTCCAGCGTGCGGCCGGGGTGCAGGCTCAGCAGCACCGATGCGGTGGGCTTCTGCTGTTCGCGGAAGAAGCCGTTTTGTTGCGGCAGCGCCAGATGAACGCGGGCACTCTGCACCGAGCTCATCGCCTGGATCGATCGGGTGAGTTCGCCTTCGAGGCCCCGCTGAAAGCTCAGCTTCTCCTGGAACTGCGTCATGCCGAAGCGGTTGTTTTCCATCTGCTCGAAGCCGGCCACGGCGCCCTTGGGCAGGCCTTGCGCCGCGAGGCGAAGACGCAGGTCGTACACGCGATCGGCCGGCACCATGACGGCGCCGCCACCCTCGGAATATTTATAGGGCACGTTCATCGTCGCCAGTTGCGCGATGACGGCGCCGCCATCCTTGTCGCCCAGGTTGGCGTAGAGCACCCGCCAATCCGGCTGCCGACCGATCACGATGGCCGCGATGGCGACCGCGACGAGCAGGACGACGCCGATGGCGAAGCGGATGCGCTGGCGGGGTGCCAGGCCTTCGAACTTGCGCGACCACGGCGCAGCAGTGGCGAGGGGGACAGGTATTTCAGCGACGGCGGACATGGGCGGTGGGTGGGTGCGGCAGCAAGCCGGTCGGCTCTTTGCACGAGACGATTATTCGGTCCGGCCCGTTCCGCATAAGCCCGATAAGGCGCCGCTTTCCCGCTCATTTCCAGCCCATGCCCGTCCGTTGCCCAATTAGCATCATCGCCATGGACCTCCGCCTCACCCCCGTTACCGCACCGCTCACCACGCGCCCGGCCGGGGCCGCCCGCGCCGTCACCGGATCGACCGGTGCCACGCAGGAAACCGGCTTTGCCGGGGCCCTGTCGGGTGCCTTGAAAGCAGTGAGTGCCTCGCAGGGCGACGCCACCGCGCTGCAGCGCGAAGTGCAGCTCGAAAATCCGAATGTCAGTCTGGAGCAGACGATGGTCGCGCTGCAAAAGTCGCAGATCGGGTTTGCTGCAACGCTGAATGTGCGCAACCGGATGGTGCAGGCCTATACCGACATCATGAATATGCAGGTCTGAGGGCGACCCTCTCCCGGAGGGAGAGTGGATAAAAACCCGTCAGTGCATCAACTGCAGCTTGGCGTCGAACATCTCTGCGAAGGTGCTGAGCCACGGCTCGGCCAGGATGCGGATCTCGGCGTCGTTGCGCAGGATGCGCTGCATGATTCGCGACTTCTCGGAACGAAGGTCTTTGGGGAGGTCTTGCGACTTCGCCAGAAACCGCAGTTGCTCGATCAGCACCGCGCAGGCGCCTTCGCAGCGCACGACGTCGTCCCAGTCTTCACGGCGCGCCGCGTCGAGCATCTGCCGGCTCGAGCTTTCGATTGCCTTGTAGTAGTCCATCAAATCGTCTTGCATGGGACCTCCGGTCACGCCCTCAAGCGGGTTGGCCGACGCTCGGTCGACCGATTTCTTTCCAGCCCTGCGCCACCGGGGCGATGAGGGCAGCGACTTCAGCGAGCATCTCGCCATCGTTGCGCACATTGGCGAGCGTCAAACGCTCGATGCAGTAATCGTAAAGGGAAGCGAGCCGTTCGGCCAGCGCGCCACCGCGCTCCTTGTCCAGGCCCGCCTTCAGGCCTTCGTTCAGCAAGCGCACCGCGCGCACGATCTGCACACCCTTGGCCGCGACGTCGCCGCGCTGCAACGCGCCGCGCGCCGAAGCAAGCGCTACCAGCAAGCCGTCAAACAATAAGTCGATCAACTGGTGCGGGCTGGCGAACTCGACGCTCGACTGGGCGCCGACGTTCTTGTAAGCCATTGCGGCGCGGAGGCTGGGCGGGGTGTACATGGTGTGTTCCTTAATCTGCTCTGCTGGGGCGCAGCATTCACTTCACACTCTAGTTATCGGCATCCGCCCGCTGAACTCAACAACCATTTGTCGGCCGATCAGTCAGTCGGCGTTCAGGCTGTCGACTTGTTCCACTGGGCGATCTGCTGGGTGATGTATGTGTTGAGCGCGGTGAGCGAAGCCATCTTGGTATCGAGCGCGGTGTATTGCTTTCGCATGTTCGCCTCTACCGTCGTCAGTCGGTCGCCCAGGCGGTCCTGGCTTTTTCCGTTGGTCGTCTTCTGGCTTTGTAGTGAGGTGGTCTTGGCTGCGATCGTGCCGGCGCTGCCGATGGCGCCTGAAAGAAAAGCTTTCATGCGGGTGGCAAAGCCGGTTTCGCCATCCGACGCGACGTTGGTAGCGGAACTGAAGAATTTGGCTGCCGCTACCGGGTCTTTGAGTGCAGTGGCGAGTTTGGTCGAGTCGACCGCGAGATCGCCTCCACCGTCCTTGGCTATGGAAATGCCCAGGTCCGACAGGCGTTGCAGAGTGCCGGTGCTGCCGCCGGACATGGCGCCCACCAGCCGTCGCATGGCGGTCTGCAAACTGGTGGTGGTCGAGTCGCCTTGCAGCAGCGCGCCGGTCTTGGTGGTCGCGTCGTATGCCGTCGCCTGGTTGAACATATCGTTCATCGCGTTGTAGGCCTTCACGAACGCGTTGATGGCCGTGGTTTGCGAAAAAGTGTCGTTGGCGACCGTGATGTCGACCGGCGCCGTCGTCACTTGCGACAGCGTGAGCGTGAGGCCCGGCACCGTGTCCGCCAGCGTGTTGCTGGCCGAGCTCAGCGCTACGCCGTTGAGGGTCGCCTTGGCATTGAGGCCGTACTGAACCGGATTGGCCGCCATGCCGGTACCGCCCGACGGATTGTCGAAAGACAGCGCGGCCAGGCTGGGGCCCGTCGCGCCAGCGGCATCGGTGCTCTGCACGCGAAAGCCCGTTGCTTCCCCGGTGGAAGACGAACGCAGCAGCAAGCGCTCGCCCGACAAATCCTTGAGCACGGTGGCGGTCACGCCCGCACCGGCCGAATTGATCTTGCCGGCGATGGTCGACATGCTGTCGCCTTCGGCCACCGTCACCGACATGGCAGCCGCGCCGCTTGCGCTAAACGCTGGCGTCGTGCCTGCCCAGGTACCGATTTGGATGGACAGCGTGCCCGCACCAAAGCCGCTGCCGGCTGTCACTCCGCTGGAGGCGACCGATTGCGCGCGTGCGAGTTGAGAGACCTCGAGACTGAACGACGTGGCCAACGCGCCGGTACCCGACACTGAGGCCGATACGGCCGTAGCGCTCGACGACGACGCCGATTTCGTGTTCCAGGTGGCAGGCAACGCGAGCGTGGCAATCGCATCGTTCAATGTCGACATCTGCGAAGAGATGGTGCCGAAAGCCGATATCTTGCTGTCGAGCGCCGTCGCCTGCGTCTGCAATGCGGTGAGCGGCTTCTTTTCGATCGCCATCAACTTGGTGACGATGCTCTCCACATCCAGACCGCTGCCCAGACCCGCCGATGAAACGGTCGCCATATCTTTTGCTCCTGCGGCCGAATGGCCAAAAAGCGGCGAACGGGAAATCCGTTAGCCGCTGGGTGCATGCGTGGCGCCACCGCCATCGCACGCTTGTCTTTGCCGTGCTCTCTGTTACTTGAGCAGGCTCAGCACCGATTGCGGCAGCTGGTTGGCCTGGGCCACCATCGCCGTGCCAGCCTGTTGCAGGATTTGCGCGCGCGACAGGTTGGCCGTTTCAGCCGCGAAGTCGGCGTCCTGGATCCGCGAACGCGAAGCCGAGGTGTTTTCCGAATTGGTCTGCAGGTTCGTCACGACCGAGGTGAAGCGGTTTTGAACGGCGCCCAATTCTGCGCGGCTGCTGCTGACTTGCGTCAGTGCGGCATCGACGATTTCCATCGCTTGCTGTGCGCCCTTGACGCTGGTGACGTCGACGTTGGACAGGAAGCTGAAGTTTGCGGTCGCAGCAGCGGTGACTGCGGTGTCCGCAGTTCCACCCAGGCCCACTGCGGTCACGCCGCCTGCCAAAGTGCCGGCAGTCACCGTGAAGTCCTTGTTGGCCTTCAGCGATTCGAGCGTGACAGCACCGGTCGTTGCATCTGCGGTAGCACGCAAGCCGGTCTCACCCATCTGCGCGTTGATACCAGCCGCAGTGGTAGCGCCGACTTGCGCTGCGGTATCGGTGAGCTTGTAGTTCACGGTGTTGATCGTGACGCCGTTCAGCACCAAGCCGCTCATCGAGCCAGGCACCGTCGCTGCGGCTGTGGCACCTGCCGCTGCAGCACCGACCCGATCAGCGGCGAACTTGACGTTGCCCAACGCGCCGGCCGTGCTGTTGGCGATCTTGCTTACGCCGATGGTCTGACCCGAATTGGCACCGACCTGGAACAGTTGGCTGGAGAACGAACCGTCGAGCAGCTTGGTGCCGTTGAAGTCCGACTGCTTGGACACACGATCGATTTCCGATGTGAGCTGGGTCACTTCAGCCTGGATCGCCGTGCGGTCAGAGGTCGAGTTCGTTGCATTGGATGATTGCACCGACAGTTCGCGAATGCGCTGCAGGTTGTTGCCGATTTCGCCCAACGCGCCTTCAGCGGTTTGCGCCAGCGAGATGCCGTCGTTGGCGTTGCGCACGGCCTGGTTCATGCCGCGGATTTGCGAGGTCATGCGTTCCGAGATCGCCAGGCCGGCAGCGTCGTCCTTGGCGCTGTTGATGCGGAGGCCTGAGGACAGGCGCTGCATCGAAGTAGCGAGCGACGACTGGCTGGAGTTGAGATTGCGCTGCGCCGTAAGCGAGCTGATGTTGGTGTTGATAACTGAGGTCATGGAGAAGTCCTTTAGAGCTGAATAAATCCGGCATCGCTGCCACTGTCACGCCAGCAAAGAGACTGGCCACCTGGCGGATCGCATTCGTGACCCGTTGGTTTTGTTTTCGGATCGAACTGCGACTAGCTTGAGAGTTATATTTTTCGTAACTGACCCTTTAGAAATCTCCGCAACGGCAGATGTGAGGACGACCAAACCAGTTACACATGGCCCGCGAATCAAGGAGAAAACGTGTCTGCGCCGCCAC from Variovorax sp. PAMC28562 includes these protein-coding regions:
- the fliG gene encoding flagellar motor switch protein FliG, which translates into the protein MDEQGLNDAAILLMSLGEIEAGDVLRHLSPREVQKLGETISKTRAVSRERLGAVADRFVTATAGQSLFAADTGDYVRAVMKHALGEEKASILMDRILQKADLSGIENLKWMDAPSVAELLRVEHPQIVAAILVHLEPEHAAAVLVKLPEQQRAEVLLRVATLEGIQPAALEDLNEVMFRVLANGAKVLTASRGGARTAAGMINLLGNGVDAQVIEAIRNHDPDLASEISELMFVFDDVMKLDDKSIQMLLKETASETLIIALKGAAPPLRNKFLSNMSSRAAESLREDLESRGPMRLVEVEAQQKEILRSLRRLADEGQIVLGGGAAGGMV
- the fliF gene encoding flagellar basal-body MS-ring/collar protein FliF yields the protein MSAVAEIPVPLATAAPWSRKFEGLAPRQRIRFAIGVVLLVAVAIAAIVIGRQPDWRVLYANLGDKDGGAVIAQLATMNVPYKYSEGGGAVMVPADRVYDLRLRLAAQGLPKGAVAGFEQMENNRFGMTQFQEKLSFQRGLEGELTRSIQAMSSVQSARVHLALPQQNGFFREQQKPTASVLLSLHPGRTLERNQIAGIVHLVASSVPELTPAAVSVVDDTGKLLSATSEPGSGADAQQLQYVQQIEQQYTRRILEMLEPVVGRQNVKAQVTADVDFSQTEATFEEHKPNLAADASAVRSQQTVESTGPGATGAPASGVPGATSNQPPGPSSTPINGAAAPLSPTGTAPGAAAAKPPSKRESTTNYEVDKTVKTVRNATGQIKRLSAAVVLNYQNVADAQGKAGPSTPLSAQQLEQMTALVRESIGFSKDRGDSVNLMNAQFLSERNEVAEVPIWKNPEMLDTARSFAWPVGLVLIGAIVLFGLVRPGLKTLATMQPPRQLTNEPGRQLNAMVADTPQRPSLSSPSVAEALPRPEAAEQARLEGARQMARQNPVAVANIVKTWVNGDDAAAASA
- the fliE gene encoding flagellar hook-basal body complex protein FliE, whose translation is MDLRLTPVTAPLTTRPAGAARAVTGSTGATQETGFAGALSGALKAVSASQGDATALQREVQLENPNVSLEQTMVALQKSQIGFAATLNVRNRMVQAYTDIMNMQV
- a CDS encoding flagellar protein FliT gives rise to the protein MQDDLMDYYKAIESSSRQMLDAARREDWDDVVRCEGACAVLIEQLRFLAKSQDLPKDLRSEKSRIMQRILRNDAEIRILAEPWLSTFAEMFDAKLQLMH
- the fliS gene encoding flagellar export chaperone FliS, which produces MYTPPSLRAAMAYKNVGAQSSVEFASPHQLIDLLFDGLLVALASARGALQRGDVAAKGVQIVRAVRLLNEGLKAGLDKERGGALAERLASLYDYCIERLTLANVRNDGEMLAEVAALIAPVAQGWKEIGRPSVGQPA
- the fliD gene encoding flagellar filament capping protein FliD codes for the protein MATVSSAGLGSGLDVESIVTKLMAIEKKPLTALQTQATALDSKISAFGTISSQMSTLNDAIATLALPATWNTKSASSSSATAVSASVSGTGALATSFSLEVSQLARAQSVASSGVTAGSGFGAGTLSIQIGTWAGTTPAFSASGAAAMSVTVAEGDSMSTIAGKINSAGAGVTATVLKDLSGERLLLRSSSTGEATGFRVQSTDAAGATGPSLAALSFDNPSGGTGMAANPVQYGLNAKATLNGVALSSASNTLADTVPGLTLTLSQVTTAPVDITVANDTFSQTTAINAFVKAYNAMNDMFNQATAYDATTKTGALLQGDSTTTSLQTAMRRLVGAMSGGSTGTLQRLSDLGISIAKDGGGDLAVDSTKLATALKDPVAAAKFFSSATNVASDGETGFATRMKAFLSGAIGSAGTIAAKTTSLQSQKTTNGKSQDRLGDRLTTVEANMRKQYTALDTKMASLTALNTYITQQIAQWNKSTA
- a CDS encoding flagellin, producing MTSVINTNISSLTAQRNLNSSQSSLATSMQRLSSGLRINSAKDDAAGLAISERMTSQIRGMNQAVRNANDGISLAQTAEGALGEIGNNLQRIRELSVQSSNATNSTSDRTAIQAEVTQLTSEIDRVSKQSDFNGTKLLDGSFSSQLFQVGANSGQTIGVSKIANSTAGALGNVKFAADRVGAAAAGATAAATVPGSMSGLVLNGVTINTVNYKLTDTAAQVGATTAAGINAQMGETGLRATADATTGAVTLESLKANKDFTVTAGTLAGGVTAVGLGGTADTAVTAAATANFSFLSNVDVTSVKGAQQAMEIVDAALTQVSSSRAELGAVQNRFTSVVTNLQTNSENTSASRSRIQDADFAAETANLSRAQILQQAGTAMVAQANQLPQSVLSLLK